From a single Myxocyprinus asiaticus isolate MX2 ecotype Aquarium Trade chromosome 47, UBuf_Myxa_2, whole genome shotgun sequence genomic region:
- the LOC127436939 gene encoding plakophilin-2-like isoform X1, producing the protein MAEEADFMRTVLPVHGSFQSEDTSLAVPHADKLTHADTHRRNRLQQQVQLTLSRKRNKPKLPDSFLSASLSSCHISSSSSLGSVHVKQTFSSVNHDAIPQAPRPLKRVDPSQWPSSEPNRFHRSYRSFRHPTSRAGLCWGSNSFTLPTAPTMDNFHMSLHPLRYAHSEVLRKTRSYVTDLSTVTQLPSKLAFENKHIYDTDDVFLTSTPLNGASEGLERNRMELKKNTIQRTLSQPREGGLENMFWQSHKRKLSLEFVAGRRPSQPSSLISMEEKSGSLGRIEKVEVKQHAMAVPPMKGKQGEHSSEMTLKEAVNLLGQDNMESQITAANFIQNKCFNSPDAKKKLLYLQGIPKLLKLMQDESEELQRAAVSALRNVVFENNENKMQVKDCEGLPVLLNLLKKNRDIETRRQLTGLLWNLSSHDLLKEQLSREAVKPLTDSVLVPCSGLSEGEDPKLELLADPEIFYNATGCLRNLSSAGPDGRKAMRDCDDLIECLIYYIRGTIADYKPDDKATENCVCILHNLSYGFDTEMPRVESPVIQEPKQNHTTETTPGCFILKSPKTSEDDTDADYPLLEENGNPQGEEWLWSAITIRMYLSLIAVSANQHTKEASIGALQNLTANSGETSQAIAHFIVQKEGVLLQVKKMLQEEKKEEMRISVSLLRNVSRYRELHTDIVKQVLPELVARLPNSDRSSEQPIDVTVSICHILINLSHASVQNTCAIINQGALPKIISISNKDNGFGPTRAGQAACILLHTLWRHSELHSTFKKAGYKKTDFINNRTVKAVNSARD; encoded by the exons ATGGCGGAGGAGGCAGATTTTATGCGCACTGTGTTGCCCGTTCACGGCTCTTTTCAATCGGAGGACACTTCTTTAGCTGTACCGCACGCGGACAAACTCACTCACGCTGACACGCACCGGCGCAACCGACTACAGCAACAAGTGCAGCTCACCCTCTCCCGGaaaagaaacaaaccaaaactgcCAG ATTCATTTCTCTCAGCAAGTCTGTCCAGCTGCCACATTTCAAGTAGCTCATCTTTAGGAAGTGTACATGTGAAG CAGACATTCTCATCTGTCAACCATGATGCCATACCACAAGCCCCCAGACCACTGAAGAGGGTTGATCCATCTCAATGGCCAAGTTCTGAGCCGAACCGGTTTCACAGGAGTTACAGAAGCTTTCGTCACCCCACTTCGAGGGCAGGTTTATGCTGGGGGTCCAATTCTTTCACTCTCCCAACTGCCCCTACAATGGACAATTTTCATATGAGCCTACACCCTTTACGTTATGCCCACTCAGAGGTTCTACGAAAAACACGGTCATACGTTACTGACCTGTCAACTGTCACACAGCTCCCCAGTAAACTTGCCTTCGAGAACAAACACATATATGATACAGATGACGTGTTTCTAACCAGCACCCCTCTTAATGGTGCTTCAGAAGGATTAGAGAGGAACAGGATGGAATTAAAGAAGAACACCATTCAGAGAACCCTCAGCCAGCCAAGAGAGGGGGGGTTAGAGAACATGTTCTGGCAGAGTCACAAACGGAAGCTGAGCCTGGAGTTTGTTGCAGGAAGACGACCCTCCCAGCCGAGCTCCCTGATCAGCATGGAGGAGAAGTCAGGAAGTTTAGGAAGGATTGAAAAGGTGGAGGTCAAGCAACATGCAATGGCAGTTCCTCCAAT gaAGGGCAAACAGGGTGAGCACAGCTCAGAAAtgacactaaaggaggctgtaaaTCTCTTGGGACAAGATAATATGGAATCACAAATCACTGCAGCTAACTTTATACAGAACAAGTGCTTTAACAGTCCTGATGCTAAGAAAAAG CTACTTTATCTACAAGGTATCCCCAAACTGCTGAAACTCATGCAGGATGAGAGCGAGGAGCTCCAGCGGGCTGCCGTCAGCGCACTCCGAAAtgttgtttttgaaaacaatgaaaacaaaatgcaagTCAAAGACTGTGAGGGGCTTCCAGTGCTCCTGAACCTGCTCAAAAAGAACAGAGACATTGAGACTCGACGACAGCTCACAG GGCTGCTGTGGAACCTGTCATCCCATGACCTGCTGAAAGAGCAGCTCTCGAGAGAAGCGGTCAAACCTCTCACAGACAGTGTGCTGGTGCCTTGCTCAGGCCTTTCTGAAGGAGAGGATCCAAAATTGGAGCTCCTTGCTGACCCAGAGATCTTCTACAATGCAACTGGCTGCCTGAG AAATTTGAGTTCAGCCGGTCCTGATGGACGTAAAGCCATGCGGGACTGTGATGATCTCATCGAGTGTCTCATCTATTATATCCGTGGCACCATTGCAGACTACAAACCTGATGATAAG GCCACAGAAAACTGTGTGTGCATCCTGCATAACCTCTCATATGGGTTTGATACTGAGATGCCTCGTGTGGAATCCCCGGTGATACAAGAGCCCAAACAAAATCACACAACAGAAACTACACCAGGCTGTTTCATCCTTAAGAGTCCTAAAACGTCTGAGGAT GATACAGATGCAGACTATCCCCTACTCGAGGAGAATGGCAATCCACAAGGTGAAGAGTGGCTCTGGAGCGCTATCACTATCCGCATGTATCTCTCTCTTATTGCTGTCAGCGCAAACCAACACACAAAGGAGGCTTCCATTGGAGCTCTGCAGAACCTTACTGCTAATTCTGGAGAG ACATCCCAGGCCATCGCACACTTCATTGTGCAAAAGGAGGGAGTCCTACTTCAGGTGAAGAAGATGCTCCAAGAAGAAAAGAAGGAAGAGATGAGAATATCTGTGTCATTGCTAAGAAATGTCTCTCGCTACAGAGAATTGCATACAGACATTG TTAAACAGGTGTTGCCAGAGCTGGTTGCTAGGTTACCAAACTCTGACAGAAGCTCAGAGCAGCCAATAGATGTCACAGTGTCAATCTGTCACATCCTCATCAACTTGAGCCATGCGTCTGTACAGAACACCTGTGCCATCATAAACCAAGGAGCATTGCCCAAGATTATCAGCATCAGCAACAAAGATAATGG GTTTGGGCCCACACGAGCAGGCCAAGCAGCCTGTATATTACTGCATACTCTGTGGAGGCACTCTGAGCTGCATAGCACTTTCAAGAAG GCTGGTTATAAGAAAACCGACTTCATTAACAACAGGACAGTGAAGGCTGTGAATTCTGCTCGTGACTAA
- the LOC127436939 gene encoding plakophilin-2-like isoform X2: protein MAEEADFMRTVLPVHGSFQSEDTSLAVPHADKLTHADTHRRNRLQQQVQLTLSRKRNKPKLPDSFLSASLSSCHISSSSSLGSVHVKTFSSVNHDAIPQAPRPLKRVDPSQWPSSEPNRFHRSYRSFRHPTSRAGLCWGSNSFTLPTAPTMDNFHMSLHPLRYAHSEVLRKTRSYVTDLSTVTQLPSKLAFENKHIYDTDDVFLTSTPLNGASEGLERNRMELKKNTIQRTLSQPREGGLENMFWQSHKRKLSLEFVAGRRPSQPSSLISMEEKSGSLGRIEKVEVKQHAMAVPPMKGKQGEHSSEMTLKEAVNLLGQDNMESQITAANFIQNKCFNSPDAKKKLLYLQGIPKLLKLMQDESEELQRAAVSALRNVVFENNENKMQVKDCEGLPVLLNLLKKNRDIETRRQLTGLLWNLSSHDLLKEQLSREAVKPLTDSVLVPCSGLSEGEDPKLELLADPEIFYNATGCLRNLSSAGPDGRKAMRDCDDLIECLIYYIRGTIADYKPDDKATENCVCILHNLSYGFDTEMPRVESPVIQEPKQNHTTETTPGCFILKSPKTSEDDTDADYPLLEENGNPQGEEWLWSAITIRMYLSLIAVSANQHTKEASIGALQNLTANSGETSQAIAHFIVQKEGVLLQVKKMLQEEKKEEMRISVSLLRNVSRYRELHTDIVKQVLPELVARLPNSDRSSEQPIDVTVSICHILINLSHASVQNTCAIINQGALPKIISISNKDNGFGPTRAGQAACILLHTLWRHSELHSTFKKAGYKKTDFINNRTVKAVNSARD, encoded by the exons ATGGCGGAGGAGGCAGATTTTATGCGCACTGTGTTGCCCGTTCACGGCTCTTTTCAATCGGAGGACACTTCTTTAGCTGTACCGCACGCGGACAAACTCACTCACGCTGACACGCACCGGCGCAACCGACTACAGCAACAAGTGCAGCTCACCCTCTCCCGGaaaagaaacaaaccaaaactgcCAG ATTCATTTCTCTCAGCAAGTCTGTCCAGCTGCCACATTTCAAGTAGCTCATCTTTAGGAAGTGTACATGTGAAG ACATTCTCATCTGTCAACCATGATGCCATACCACAAGCCCCCAGACCACTGAAGAGGGTTGATCCATCTCAATGGCCAAGTTCTGAGCCGAACCGGTTTCACAGGAGTTACAGAAGCTTTCGTCACCCCACTTCGAGGGCAGGTTTATGCTGGGGGTCCAATTCTTTCACTCTCCCAACTGCCCCTACAATGGACAATTTTCATATGAGCCTACACCCTTTACGTTATGCCCACTCAGAGGTTCTACGAAAAACACGGTCATACGTTACTGACCTGTCAACTGTCACACAGCTCCCCAGTAAACTTGCCTTCGAGAACAAACACATATATGATACAGATGACGTGTTTCTAACCAGCACCCCTCTTAATGGTGCTTCAGAAGGATTAGAGAGGAACAGGATGGAATTAAAGAAGAACACCATTCAGAGAACCCTCAGCCAGCCAAGAGAGGGGGGGTTAGAGAACATGTTCTGGCAGAGTCACAAACGGAAGCTGAGCCTGGAGTTTGTTGCAGGAAGACGACCCTCCCAGCCGAGCTCCCTGATCAGCATGGAGGAGAAGTCAGGAAGTTTAGGAAGGATTGAAAAGGTGGAGGTCAAGCAACATGCAATGGCAGTTCCTCCAAT gaAGGGCAAACAGGGTGAGCACAGCTCAGAAAtgacactaaaggaggctgtaaaTCTCTTGGGACAAGATAATATGGAATCACAAATCACTGCAGCTAACTTTATACAGAACAAGTGCTTTAACAGTCCTGATGCTAAGAAAAAG CTACTTTATCTACAAGGTATCCCCAAACTGCTGAAACTCATGCAGGATGAGAGCGAGGAGCTCCAGCGGGCTGCCGTCAGCGCACTCCGAAAtgttgtttttgaaaacaatgaaaacaaaatgcaagTCAAAGACTGTGAGGGGCTTCCAGTGCTCCTGAACCTGCTCAAAAAGAACAGAGACATTGAGACTCGACGACAGCTCACAG GGCTGCTGTGGAACCTGTCATCCCATGACCTGCTGAAAGAGCAGCTCTCGAGAGAAGCGGTCAAACCTCTCACAGACAGTGTGCTGGTGCCTTGCTCAGGCCTTTCTGAAGGAGAGGATCCAAAATTGGAGCTCCTTGCTGACCCAGAGATCTTCTACAATGCAACTGGCTGCCTGAG AAATTTGAGTTCAGCCGGTCCTGATGGACGTAAAGCCATGCGGGACTGTGATGATCTCATCGAGTGTCTCATCTATTATATCCGTGGCACCATTGCAGACTACAAACCTGATGATAAG GCCACAGAAAACTGTGTGTGCATCCTGCATAACCTCTCATATGGGTTTGATACTGAGATGCCTCGTGTGGAATCCCCGGTGATACAAGAGCCCAAACAAAATCACACAACAGAAACTACACCAGGCTGTTTCATCCTTAAGAGTCCTAAAACGTCTGAGGAT GATACAGATGCAGACTATCCCCTACTCGAGGAGAATGGCAATCCACAAGGTGAAGAGTGGCTCTGGAGCGCTATCACTATCCGCATGTATCTCTCTCTTATTGCTGTCAGCGCAAACCAACACACAAAGGAGGCTTCCATTGGAGCTCTGCAGAACCTTACTGCTAATTCTGGAGAG ACATCCCAGGCCATCGCACACTTCATTGTGCAAAAGGAGGGAGTCCTACTTCAGGTGAAGAAGATGCTCCAAGAAGAAAAGAAGGAAGAGATGAGAATATCTGTGTCATTGCTAAGAAATGTCTCTCGCTACAGAGAATTGCATACAGACATTG TTAAACAGGTGTTGCCAGAGCTGGTTGCTAGGTTACCAAACTCTGACAGAAGCTCAGAGCAGCCAATAGATGTCACAGTGTCAATCTGTCACATCCTCATCAACTTGAGCCATGCGTCTGTACAGAACACCTGTGCCATCATAAACCAAGGAGCATTGCCCAAGATTATCAGCATCAGCAACAAAGATAATGG GTTTGGGCCCACACGAGCAGGCCAAGCAGCCTGTATATTACTGCATACTCTGTGGAGGCACTCTGAGCTGCATAGCACTTTCAAGAAG GCTGGTTATAAGAAAACCGACTTCATTAACAACAGGACAGTGAAGGCTGTGAATTCTGCTCGTGACTAA
- the LOC127436865 gene encoding T-complex protein 11-like protein 2 → MPLNDERPTSTSTVSSEDQNSDTESSERCDSLTLSSDVDCSRQSFTSDSSSKHNSPSCSPPKTLTLDEVMASARDLSNLSLAHEIVVNRNFHLEPPELPQNSLEKRVKDMVHKAFWDCLESELNDNPPEYDYAIKLLEEIRDILISFLNPGANRLRTQIMEVLDMDLIRQQADNNAVDIQGLASYIINTMGKFCAPVRDNEIKKLKENSGNVVTVFKEIFRVLDLMKMDMVNFTIQNLRPELQRQSVEYERAKFQSILEKTPNALNHTTEWIKGSIEEATRIMPPAKSSDSGQSGKSLPGPMLLLNVAYLRLLTWDKSNGPLPETLMTDEVRLQELQRSLQLYQAVASVLLIVYSSIGEAMSGLPALVERLKKMTAVLLEGMHSLDFNLTEALGNVSDQICCEVNKSLTERNFPALPAELQATLKGQICDITQRNNPIHTLVETRTQMYFKVVLASANSNSTPPPVPPGLGLIQPELMAMGLSFVNLVNYNKQVYSPFYVSILKNILLMDSTGATRQNGNKQGPPTSSLESK, encoded by the exons ATGCCACTGAACGATGAACGTCCCACCTCCACGTCTACGGTGTCCAGCGAGGATCAGAACAGTGACACCGAGTCATCGGAAAGGTGTGACAGTTTGACCTTGTCCAGCGATGTGGACTGTTCTCGCCAGAGCTTCACCAGCGATTCTTCCAGCAAACACAACTCTCCTTCCT GCAGCCCACCTAAAACCCTCACGCTTGATGAGGTTATGGCCTCAGCCCGGGACCTGTCCAATCTGAGTCTGGCTCATGAGATTGTAGTCAACCGCAACTTCCACCTAGAGCCCCCAGAACTACCTCAGAATAG CTTGGAGAAAAGAGTGAAAGATATGGTGCACAAGGCCTTCTGGGATTGTCTTGAATCAGAGCTGAATGACAACCCCCCTGAGTATGATTATGCCATCAAACTTCTGGAAGAGATTAGAGAT ATCCTGATTTCCTTCCTGAACCCTGGGGCGAACCGCCTCCGTACTCAGATCATGGAGGTGTTGGACATGGACCTGATACGGCAGCAGGCTGATAACAATGCGGTTGATATCCAGGGCCTTGCTTCTTACATCATCAATACTATGGGCAAGTTCTGCGCACCTGTCCGCGACAATGAAATCAAGAAACTCAAGGAGAACTCGGGCAACGTTGTGACGGTATTCAA GGAGATCTTCCGAGTTCTGGACCTGATGAAAATGGACATGGTGAATTTTACTATCCAGAACCTCAGGCCAGAGCTGCAGAGGCAGTCAGTAGAGTATGAGCGAGCCAAATTCCAAAGCATTCTGGAAAAAACTCCTA ATGCTCTGAATCACACAACTGAGTGGATCAAAGGATCAATAGAGGAGGCCACCCGTATCATGCCCCCAGCAAAGAGCAGCGATTCTGGGCAGAGCGGCAAATCCTTACCAGGGCCCATGTTGCTTCTAAATGTTGCCTACCTTAGACTGCTCACCTGGGACAAGAGCAATGGCCCTCTACCTGAG ACTTTGATGACTGATGAAGTGAGGTTGCAAGAGTTGCAGAGGTCTCTTCAGCTGTACCAAGCTGTGGCATCTGTTCTGCTTATAGTCTACAGCTCAATTGGAGAGGCCATGTCAGGCCTGCCTGCTCTTGTTGAGCGACTTAAGAAGATGACAGCAGTATTGCTCGAGGGCATGCATAGTTT AGATTTCAACCTGACTGAAGCTCTTGGTAATGTCAGTGATCAGATCTGCTGTGAGGTCAACAAATCTCTGACCGAAAGAAATTTCCCAGCTCTCCCTGCCGAACTGCAAGCTACTTTGAAAGGCCAGATCTGTGACATCACCCAGCGGAACAACCCAATACATACTCTTGTTG AAACAAGGACACAGATGTACTTCAAAGTGGTCCTCGCTTCTGCCAACTCAAACAGTACCCCACCCCCCGTACCGCCAGGGTTGGGCCTGATTCAGCCAGAGCTCATGGCAATGGGGCTCAGTTTTGTCAACCTTGTCAACTACAACAAACAGGTTTACAGTCCTTTCTATGTCAGCATCCTGAAGAATATACTGTTAATGGATTCAACAGGGGCGACTCGACAAAATGGAAACAAACAGGGTCCACCAACCAGCTCACTAGAGTCCAAATAG
- the LOC127436694 gene encoding short transmembrane mitochondrial protein 1, giving the protein MMQFILGFTLGNVVGMYLAQNYEVPNISKKIEAFKKDVEAKKKPPE; this is encoded by the exons ATGATGCAGTTTATA CTTGGCTTCACTCTGGGAAACGTGGTTGGTATGTATCTGGCACAGAATTATGAG GTACCCAACATTTCAAAGAAAATCGAGGCCTTTAAAAAGGACGTGGAAGCCAAGAAGAAACCTCCAGAGTAA